One Paracoccus sp. MC1862 genomic region harbors:
- a CDS encoding glycosyltransferase family 2 protein, with amino-acid sequence MNRTFRNAAAPGGDRAGGPPRFSIVIPAYNRADTIGRAIESCLAQTFPDFEVIVVDDGSRDNTAAAVEAMGDPRIRCIRQPNAGASAARNTGAGAAAGEFLAFLDSDDEFLPRKLQRLDAAIREDDAPELTVWYSPLLFDRGDGNRMVKPPRAIGPDESVGDYLFADDGLMQTSTLVIPRALFARVSFDRGLRCLEDLDLCLRLEEAGARFRMLPEPEVIWHDDRAAGRLSYTTSQAEVLEWAARQAGRLSPRAMHGYLARFLVPQIVRTRPLRALSLLASAIRHGGLGPSRAAMLLARGAAPGIYGRLRDAVTKVRHA; translated from the coding sequence ATGAACCGGACATTCAGGAATGCAGCAGCGCCCGGCGGCGATCGCGCAGGCGGCCCGCCGCGATTCTCGATCGTCATTCCGGCCTACAACCGCGCCGACACCATCGGCCGCGCGATCGAATCCTGCCTGGCCCAGACCTTCCCCGACTTCGAGGTGATCGTCGTGGACGACGGCTCGCGCGACAACACCGCCGCGGCGGTCGAGGCCATGGGCGACCCCCGCATCCGCTGCATCCGCCAGCCCAATGCGGGCGCCTCGGCCGCCCGGAACACGGGCGCGGGGGCGGCGGCGGGCGAATTCCTTGCGTTTCTCGATTCGGACGACGAGTTCCTGCCTCGCAAGCTGCAGCGGCTGGACGCGGCGATCCGCGAGGATGACGCGCCCGAACTGACCGTCTGGTATTCGCCGCTGCTGTTCGACCGCGGCGACGGCAACCGCATGGTCAAGCCGCCGCGCGCCATCGGCCCGGATGAAAGCGTGGGCGACTACCTGTTCGCGGACGACGGGCTGATGCAGACCTCGACCCTCGTGATCCCGCGGGCGCTGTTCGCGCGGGTCAGCTTCGACCGCGGCCTGCGCTGCCTCGAGGATCTGGACCTCTGCCTGCGGCTGGAGGAGGCGGGCGCCCGCTTCCGCATGCTGCCCGAGCCAGAGGTGATCTGGCACGACGACCGCGCCGCCGGGCGGCTGAGCTATACCACCTCGCAGGCCGAGGTGCTGGAATGGGCGGCGCGGCAGGCCGGGCGGCTGTCGCCCCGCGCCATGCACGGCTATCTCGCCCGCTTTCTTGTTCCCCAGATCGTCCGCACCCGGCCCTTGCGCGCCCTGTCGCTGCTGGCCTCGGCGATCCGCCATGGCGGCCTCGGCCCCAGCCGCGCCGCCATGCTGCTGGCGCGGGGCGCGGCGCCGGGGATCTACGGCCGCCTGCGCGACGCCGTGACAAAGGTGCGCCATGCGTGA